CCGCCGTCGAGCAGAATGGCTCGCCCGCATACGTCCAGGATGAGGTCGAGGTCGTGCCCGACCACGAGCATCGTGGTGGTGAGGTTCTGAAGGAGGGCGATGAGCCGACGACGCGCCCGGGGGTCGAGACCCGCGGTCGGCTCGTCGAGCGCGAGGATTTGCGGCCGCATCGCCAGCACGGTCGCCAGGGCCGCACGCTGTTTCTCGCCCTGCGACAGGTGGTACGGCGAACGGTCGTCGAAGCCCGCCAGGCCGACGGCCTCGAGCGCCTCCGCCGTCCGGGCCCGCACCTCGGCCGGCGCGAGGCCCATCGTC
Above is a genomic segment from Planctomycetota bacterium containing:
- a CDS encoding energy-coupling factor ABC transporter ATP-binding protein, with protein sequence TMGLAPAEVRARTAEALEAVGLAGFDDRSPYHLSQGEKQRAALATVLAMRPQILALDEPTAGLDPRARRRLIALLQNLTTTMLVVGHDLDLILDVCGRAILLDGGQVAADGPAAKMLRDGALLESHGLELPLSIAPGGRETDGLAFLRPGEL